A portion of the Agrobacterium tumefaciens genome contains these proteins:
- a CDS encoding carbohydrate ABC transporter permease: MATRNTSGLARVMLAPSVLLLLVWMIVPLAMTLWFSFQNYNLLNPANVSFAGLFNYQYFYTDPAFFQSIFNTLAIVGGVLLITVIGGIAIALLLDQDIFGQGIVRIMIISPFFVMPPVAALVWKNMIMHPGYGVLADLSRFFGLQPVDWFAQFPLLSIIIIVAWQWLPFATLILLTALQSLDGEQKEAAEMDGANFINRFIYLTLPHLARAITVVILIQTIFLLGVYAEILVTTNGGPGYASTNLAFLIYRTALLGYDVGGASAGGIIAVVLANIVAIFLMRAVGKNLDR, translated from the coding sequence ATGGCAACACGAAACACGAGCGGTCTGGCGCGGGTTATGCTTGCGCCTTCGGTGCTGCTTTTGCTGGTGTGGATGATCGTGCCCCTGGCGATGACGCTGTGGTTTTCGTTCCAGAACTACAATCTGCTCAACCCTGCCAATGTCAGCTTCGCGGGCCTGTTCAATTACCAGTATTTCTATACCGATCCGGCCTTCTTCCAGTCGATCTTCAACACGCTTGCCATCGTCGGCGGCGTGCTTCTGATCACCGTCATCGGCGGTATTGCGATTGCGCTTCTGCTTGACCAGGACATCTTCGGTCAGGGCATCGTGCGCATCATGATCATCTCGCCCTTCTTCGTCATGCCGCCTGTTGCGGCGCTGGTGTGGAAGAACATGATCATGCATCCCGGTTACGGCGTGCTTGCCGATCTGTCCCGCTTCTTCGGCCTGCAGCCGGTCGACTGGTTCGCGCAGTTTCCGCTGCTCTCCATCATCATCATCGTCGCCTGGCAATGGCTGCCCTTTGCCACGCTGATCCTGCTCACCGCCCTCCAGTCGCTCGATGGCGAGCAGAAGGAAGCGGCCGAGATGGATGGCGCCAACTTCATCAACCGCTTCATCTACCTGACGCTGCCGCATCTTGCCCGCGCCATCACCGTCGTCATCCTCATCCAGACGATCTTCCTGCTCGGCGTTTACGCGGAAATCCTCGTCACCACCAATGGCGGCCCCGGCTATGCCTCGACCAACCTTGCCTTCCTCATCTATCGCACGGCGCTTCTGGGCTACGACGTCGGCGGCGCATCGGCCGGTGGCATCATCGCCGTCGTGCTCGCCAATATCGTCGCCATCTTCCTGATGCGCGCCGTCGGCAAGAACCTCGACCGTTAA
- a CDS encoding tagatose kinase: MHMEEMMRQVSALAPHAKGPTITAGEILVEIMATTVGDGFLEPQTLIGPFPSGAPAIFIDQVARCGGSAGIIAAVGDDDFGRLNIERLRRDGVDISAIAIIADRPTGSAFVRYRENGARDFVFNIAHSAARETHMTDKAQALIEQAGHVHVMGSAFAITGIGEIILEAIKSVKARGGSVSFDPNIRKELVQGNEGRKLIDDLLDVTDLLLPSGEELQAASGLDDEDTAIEKLLASGIGEIVLKRGAQGASHFSRAYGRIDAPGLTVSEIDPTGAGDCFGATYLTCRRLGMHPERALAYANASGAHNVIKRGPMEGAASLAELDAFMTALLSEEVL, encoded by the coding sequence ATGCATATGGAGGAGATGATGAGGCAGGTATCCGCACTTGCGCCGCACGCGAAAGGCCCGACCATTACGGCGGGTGAAATCCTCGTGGAAATCATGGCGACGACAGTGGGCGACGGCTTTCTCGAGCCGCAAACGCTGATCGGCCCCTTTCCAAGCGGCGCGCCCGCCATTTTCATCGATCAGGTCGCGCGTTGCGGCGGCAGCGCCGGCATTATCGCGGCTGTTGGAGATGACGATTTCGGCCGCCTCAACATCGAGCGGCTGCGCCGTGACGGCGTGGACATATCGGCCATCGCCATCATTGCGGACCGGCCGACCGGCAGCGCTTTTGTCCGCTACAGGGAAAACGGCGCACGGGATTTCGTTTTCAACATCGCCCATTCCGCAGCGCGCGAAACGCACATGACTGATAAGGCGCAGGCCCTCATCGAACAGGCCGGCCATGTGCACGTCATGGGATCGGCGTTTGCGATTACCGGTATCGGCGAGATCATTCTCGAGGCGATCAAAAGCGTCAAGGCGCGCGGCGGCTCGGTGTCTTTCGATCCGAACATCCGCAAGGAACTGGTGCAGGGTAACGAGGGCCGCAAGCTGATCGACGATCTCCTTGATGTCACCGACCTTCTGCTGCCTTCCGGCGAAGAACTTCAAGCTGCCTCCGGTCTGGATGACGAGGACACAGCGATAGAAAAGCTCCTCGCCTCCGGTATCGGCGAAATCGTGCTGAAGCGCGGCGCGCAAGGCGCCAGCCACTTCAGCCGCGCCTATGGCCGCATCGACGCCCCCGGACTGACGGTCTCCGAAATCGATCCGACCGGCGCCGGCGACTGTTTCGGCGCAACTTACCTCACCTGCCGCCGCCTCGGCATGCATCCCGAAAGAGCGCTCGCCTATGCCAATGCATCCGGCGCGCACAACGTCATAAAGCGCGGCCCCATGGAGGGCGCTGCCAGCCTTGCCGAACTTGACGCCTTCATGACCGCGCTATTGTCGGAGGAAGTCCTATGA
- a CDS encoding D-tagatose-bisphosphate aldolase, class II, non-catalytic subunit — translation MTAILEILAAARRAGKPAGITSVCSAHPVVLRAAIRRAAAGQTAVLIEATCNQVNHLGGYTGMTPRDFVTFVNSIAQEEGLPGELLIFGGDHLGPNPWRKEKAEDALTKAATMVEAYVTAGFRKIHLDASMGCAGEPAALDDVTIANRAAKLAAVAEKAAAEAGLPKPLYILGTEVPVPGGADHVLDTVAPTEPQAARMTIDLHREIFAQHGLSDAFERVIAFVVQPGVEFGSDNVVAYNPDAATALSAVLDGEPQLVFEAHSTDYQTRAALGALVRDGYPILKVGPGLTFAYREALYALDMIASEMVGGYGDRPLARTMEQLMLGAPGDWQGHYHGDDITLRLQRHYSYSDRIRYYWTRPEALAAVSALHKALDGKTIPETLLRQYLGELPLATVAGKDMEEVLIAAVDQVLATYHAATGEGRC, via the coding sequence ATGACTGCCATTCTGGAAATCCTCGCCGCCGCGCGCCGTGCCGGCAAGCCCGCAGGCATCACTTCGGTCTGCTCTGCCCACCCCGTTGTCCTGCGCGCCGCAATCCGCCGCGCCGCTGCCGGTCAAACAGCCGTGCTGATCGAGGCCACCTGCAACCAGGTCAATCATCTCGGCGGTTATACCGGCATGACGCCGCGCGACTTCGTTACCTTCGTCAACAGCATTGCGCAGGAAGAAGGACTGCCCGGCGAGCTCCTGATTTTCGGCGGCGATCATCTCGGTCCCAATCCCTGGCGCAAGGAGAAAGCCGAGGACGCGCTGACAAAAGCAGCCACCATGGTCGAAGCCTACGTCACAGCCGGTTTTCGCAAGATTCATCTGGATGCGTCGATGGGCTGCGCCGGTGAGCCGGCCGCACTGGATGACGTGACCATTGCCAATCGTGCGGCAAAACTCGCGGCTGTCGCCGAAAAGGCAGCCGCCGAGGCGGGGCTGCCAAAACCGCTTTACATTCTCGGCACCGAAGTGCCGGTGCCGGGCGGCGCCGATCACGTGCTCGACACGGTGGCGCCCACCGAGCCGCAGGCGGCGCGCATGACCATTGACCTGCACCGTGAGATATTCGCGCAGCACGGTCTTTCCGATGCGTTCGAACGGGTCATCGCCTTTGTCGTGCAGCCCGGCGTGGAATTCGGCAGCGACAATGTCGTCGCTTACAATCCGGATGCGGCCACGGCGCTCAGCGCCGTACTGGACGGCGAACCGCAACTGGTCTTTGAGGCACACTCGACGGATTATCAAACGAGAGCAGCGCTTGGCGCCCTTGTGCGCGATGGATATCCGATCCTGAAAGTCGGTCCGGGGCTGACCTTCGCTTACCGCGAAGCACTCTACGCTCTCGATATGATCGCATCCGAGATGGTCGGCGGCTATGGCGACCGGCCGCTGGCGCGGACCATGGAACAGCTGATGCTCGGCGCGCCCGGCGACTGGCAGGGTCATTACCATGGTGATGACATCACGCTCAGATTGCAGCGTCACTACAGCTACAGCGACCGCATTCGCTATTACTGGACAAGGCCCGAGGCGCTCGCAGCCGTTTCCGCCTTGCATAAGGCGCTTGACGGGAAGACAATTCCCGAAACCCTGCTGCGCCAATACCTCGGCGAGCTGCCGCTCGCCACGGTTGCAGGCAAGGATATGGAGGAGGTTCTGATCGCCGCGGTGGATCAGGTGCTAGCAACCTACCATGCGGCGACGGGCGAAGGTCGCTGCTAA